ctaggtctcgaactcctgatctcaggtgatccacctgcctcggcctcccaaaatgctggaattacaggcatgagccaccgtgcctggctaattttgcctCTCTTAATGCAGACATACCTTGGAGATCAAGTTCGGATCCAACTGCCACAATAAAGAGAATCACACATATTTTTGGTTTCCTgctgcatataaaagttatgtttacactataccataatctattaagtgtgcaatagcattatatgttaaaaacaatgtatataattaaaagtattttactgCTAAAAATGCTAGTGATCATCTgaccttcagtgagtcataattgtTTTGCTGGTAGAgagtcttgcctcaatgttgacgGCTACTGACTAACCAGGGTGGTGGTTACTAAAGTGACtatggaaatttcttaaaataagacaacaataaagtttgctGCATCAGTTGACTATTTCTTTCATGAAAGACTTCTGTGTAGCATGCGATGTTGTTTGAATTTCTTTCCATGgaagaatttctttcaaaattggagtcaatcttctCAAATCCCGCTACTGCTTTATcataagtttatgtaatattttaaatccattgttgtcatttcaacagtatAATGATACAACTTtcatggatgaggagttgctatttttttttttaagagacagggtgttgccctaccacccaggctagagtgcagtggtaaggatcatagctcactgtagcctcaaactcctgggttcaagtgatcctcctgccccagcctcccaagtagcaaaaATGTTTTCAGCATCCTTACCAGGAGAAGTTTCTAATTCAAGAAGCCACTTTCATTGCTCATCCATTAGAAGCAACTCCTTgtctgggtgccatggctcatgcctataatctcagcacattgggaggcccaggtaggaggatcacttgaggccaggaacttgagaccagcctggggaacttagggagaccttgtctttacaaaaaaaaaaaaaaaaaaaaaaaaagaaaaaaaagccaagggcagtagtgcatgcctgtagttctagctgccagggaagctgaggtgggagcgtAGCTCgagccgaggagttcaagactgcagtgagctctgatcataccgctgtactccagcctgagcaactgagtgagatcctatctcttaaaaaaaaaaagtaacccttcatccattcaagttttatcatgagattacagCCATTCAATCACATTTTCAGGCTCAACTTCTAactctagttctcttgctatttctatcaCATCTGCAGTGACCTCCTCCATGAAGTCTTGAAACTCTCAAAATCAGCCATGAGAGTTGGAATCagtttcttccaaactcctgttagtGTTGATATTTTCACCTCTTGCTGTcgatcatgaatgttcttaatggcatctatcATGGTGAAtcattttcagaaagttttcaatttattttgcccagatccatcagaagaatcactatctatgtcatctatagccttataaaatgtgtttcttaaacaATAAGGCTTGAAAGTCAAAATCGCTTCTTGATCTATGGGCTGcagaatgtatattgtgttagcaggcatgaaaacaatattagtccccttgtacatctccattggagctcttgggtgaccaggcatgttgtcaatgagcagtagtattttgaaacaaatcttttttttgtaattgagCAGTAGGTGTCTAGGTGTCAAAAGTAGACTCAAAATATTCAGTGAACCATGTTGTAAATAGATGTGCTATCATCAAGATGGTGTCTCCTTTATAGAGCAcagacagagtagatttagcagAATTCTGAAGGGACCTGGGATTTTCAGATTGGTAAATGATCATCATTACCTTTAACtcaaagtcaccagctgcatcagcccctaacaagagagtcagcctatcCTTTCAAGCTtcgaagccaggcattgacttttgCTCTCTAGTTATGCAAGTCTTAGATGACATCTTCCTACAGAAGGCTGCTTTTTCCACACTGAACATCTTGTTATTTAGTGTAGACATCTTCATCACTTTGCAAGATCTTCTGGGTAACTTGCTGCAACTTCTacattagcacttgctgcttcactttgcacttttataTTATGTAGGTGGCTTCTTTAAACCTCATGAAATAATCTCTGCtaacttccaacttttcttctgcagctttctcacctcttTCGCCTTCTGATATTGGAGAGAGAGAGCTAGGGCCTTTCTTTGGTTAGGTTTCTGGCTTAGGGGAATGTGGTGGCTAGTTTGATCTTCTGCCCAGACCactaaaattttctccatatcagcaataaggttgttttgctttcttatcatccATGTGTTCACtggaaattattgtttttaatttccttcaacaacttttcctttgcattcatatcttggctaactggcacaagaggcctagcttctGGCATATCTTGGCTgctgacatgccttcctcactaactgtaatcatttccagcttttcatttaaagtgagagacatagAACCCTTCCtatcacttgaacacttagagaccaTTGTggagttattaattggcctaattttaatattattgtgtctcaggaaatagagaggcctaaggagagggagagagatggagaaatgcCCAGTTGTTGGAGCAGTCAGAATACAAACAACATTTATCCattaaattcattgttttttaGGGCCGCAGTTCAtagtgccccaaaacaattacaatagtaataacCAAGATTATGGATGACAGATCATCACAACAGATATGATAATAAAAcaagtttgaaatttttttttttttgagatggagtttcgctcttgttgcccaggctgcagtgcaatggcgagatctgagctcactacaaccttcacctcccaggttcaagcaattctcttgcctcagcctcccaagtaactgggattacaggcatgcgccaccacactcagctaattttgtatttttattaaagacggaatttcaccatgttggtcaggctggtctcgaattcctgatctcaggtgattcacctgccttggccccccaaagtgctgggattgcaggtgtgagtcactgcacccagcaagtttgaaatattttgagaattaccaaaatgtgacacagagacatgaagtaagcacatgctgttggaaaaacgGTGCCAGACGACTTGTTCGATGCAgaattgccacaaaccttcaatttgtatgAAACACTATAGCTGTGAAGTGCAATAGAGCAAGGCTCAATAAAAGCAGACATGCCTGTAGTGTCTAGGAGGCGTGTTTGGAGATGGCTTGAGAGGATGCTTGGTAAGGGAGGCTATCCAAGGAAATACCAAATAAGGTCTCTTGGAGATCATGCTCTTACAGCCCACCGACTACATTTGATGTCTGTTGGTGGTTGATGATGATCTCTTTCCTAAGACATCCTTGTCCAAGGGAAGCTCTTGAGAAAGGTGAAAACAAACCTGAGATACCCAAAGCCTGGTGATGTCTCAGAGGTGGCTCACAGCCTCTGGTCTGATGCGGGAAATTTTCTTCTCTGATGTCTATTTCATTGAATGGCCCAGCAAGAAGCACTAGACTGGAGCATAACACTGCACACCTGCCTCTGGGCATGGCTTGTCCTCCTGAAACCTCTTCACGTTTGGCTTCGTGTCCCAGTGAGCTACATGTGACCCAACCCTGGATCTAACCCCAGGATCATTTCAGAGGAGTTGCAATTACACAGAGTAGGAGATTCTGTACCACACTGATTAATTTCCACTAACTCACAGCAGGATGACAGGGAAGACCCATAGCCACTCTGTGCCAATTAGTCCTTAGCAACAGCAGCATGAACCACCTGTTCCACATCCCTTAGCGTTCCTCTTGatctaaagaaaagagaatgaactgGCCCCTAAGGAAGAGGGCTTGGGAAAGATAGGGACTCTTCAGTTAATGGAAGGTACTGGAGTGTCAGATCCTGAGGCCTAAAATGGGTCCCATCAGAGGAGTAGCCATATTGGTGGGTGCTGGATAGGAGGAGCTTCGGGGTTGGTGCAGGCACTCACTCTCACTAGGATGCCTCTGGTCTCAGGTAATGGAGAGAAGTGAGGAAAAAGTCAGCCTAGAAGAAACACCCTCTTCTGGCCACATCATATCCTCTCACTCTCTTGTGGCCTTGGGCTTGCTGGGCTTCTGGGACTCATTATCCTAATGATAAATAGACAGTAATGTGAACCTTACAGAGAGATTGGGGAGTATGGGATGGGGGTGCACCAAGGCTAAGGAGACCAAAGCAGTGCTTGGAGGCCTCCCACTCTTTACCTCGGGTTCTAACTGCCACCCATTTCATGCTTAAGGGTCCTTCTGACTCCAGAGTGAGAAATGTTCTTAGCATCGGGAGATGCTGCACATGAGCAGTTCCTCCCCCTGGGAGTACTGGTTCAGTGAGCAAAACAGCAAGGGGCTGGGCCTCCTGAGGGCTGGCAGGGATATATGGGCCAAAGAGGGAGGGTAGAGAAGCATAGCCAGGGAGAGAAATCGAACACCAGGACACAAGACGAGTGGGGCGTCTGTGGGGGCTACAGTGGGCTCTCAATGATCACCTGTAGTGGCAGCGAAAGAGGCAGGATCCCTGAACATTTGTTCTGGTTTATTTGACAGGGACAAGGAGTTCAGACAGTAGGGAGGGCGGCATTCCTGTTGATGTTCTTATGCTGGTGACTTGAAGTCCTTGTGCTTCAGATGTGGGCACAGTCTTGGATAGAGGAGTTGGGAAGCAGGATGCACATCCCAGCCCAGTCTCCCACTCACAGGATGCTCATGCAAACATTCCCACAGTAGGTAGAACAGCATATATTATTTGCTTGACAGTCTCGGTGAGATTCACAGAAGCGTTTGCATAGATATAGTTTAGGCCGTTCCTGGCAGACTTTAATTTCTGGGGATAGCTGTGTTTCTGAAAAGGAGGATAGAGGGGTAAATAAATGCAGCTTCCTAGAGAACATTTTTCTCAAGCTAAATCTTCCTCCAAGACCCTTGAACCCAGGTCTCACTCATGACACTCCTGGATTCCTTCTTCATAGAACTACCTTCCTGCCCATCACCAAATCCTAGTGATTGGTCATATTTTAAATCCTGTCTCTCCACTGTACATCTTACCCCAATAGACCACAATGTCTGGACTTCCTGGACCTTCTCCATACACCAGCAATAAGAACTCCATCTCCCTTACTAGCCATGGCCTTGGTGAAGTCACCACCATAGAATCTATAGTCTGATCCTGAGAGCTCAAAGAAGCATGAGACGTCTTTCAAACCCTCTCCTAGTCTCTGAGTAGTAGAACTCAGAGATGAGGATCAActtgtctcttttctctccttctcttctgctCACTGTCACTGTCTCTAGTCTTTCCTGCCCCTTCTTTAGTTTCCTTTCCACCACCACTCTCCTTGTCCGTTTGATGATAACCTTAACTTGGGTCTGTGTACCCCAACTTTTGCTTGTCTTATGTCCTATTTCCCTACACTTATATCCATTCTACACCTACACCTACTGTCATAACCACTTCTGAATCTTTACTCCTCACAAATGTGCATAAATCAACTAATTGTCTTCTTTCCCACTGGATTCTCAGCCCTGGTGTACCTTTCACTATGGTATGTGCCATTTATCTGTAAGTATTGAGAAGGAACAGCAAAATATGTAGGTTTCTTCTTCATTCCCATTACTATACCCAGGGCCAGCTAAGGGGCTGGAGGGCCATGATTTGGGACAGTCCAGAGTCTACACAACATTGTGGTCAGAGCTGGATATGCAGAGAGTTTTCAACTCCTAGGTCCTACTCAGACTGGACACAGGCCCTCCATTCCCCCTACCCAATTCCCCCTCACCCATCCAGCGGCCCATCACCTACTCTGCATCCTCTTCTTGTCACGGTATCCTCCCTGGGCCTGAAGCAGCAACACACAGAGAACCAGGACAGGCAGCAGAGTCTGGGATGGCATGACTCTGACCAGAGCGTGGGCCTTAAGTCTGACCAGGTTGTCACAGACTTCCCTGCAGAGCTGCCTGTGGagagtgaaggaaagaaagaaggaatgatcTTTAGCTCCTCACTGCCTCCACTGGCCAAGTCGGGGCAGAGCAAGAGAGTCTTGGCTTCCTCCTTTTGTTTGCCCCTAGCCCTGTCCTTCTTCACCTGGGATAGGGCTTCTGCAGGAATGACGCCTCCTCCTCTCACATTACCAGTCTTGTGTTCTTGCTGATAGAATGAAAgatatcatttatttctgcttcctaactacaaaatgttttatggaaaaaagaaaagaaaaaaaatatttttagaaagagttGCTTAGAATTAACTGATGTTTCATTGCATTATCTTTTAGTTGCCCTCcatatttaatataaacaatCCTTTTAATATAAACATCTTTTGTTACCTATTTTTGCCAGCCTTATTTAATCATGTAAGTATTTATCAAAATGTGGATTTTCATAATTGCACAGCTCTCACTTAAATGCTAATAATCAAGTATTTGTATTGTACTAATTACTAATAATCTAAAGAATGTCATATTGAACATCTTtatttataaatcttttatttctttagactAAGAGAGCTAGAATTCCTGAGTGAAAGAGTAAGTATCTGTTTCATATATAAAcgtatataaacacatacacacatatacatatacaaatttaaatacacatatacacacagaaagagagactaTTGTAGGGCATGGGACAGAAGGGCTAATGGGGAGACATAGTAAATATCTTAGAGCTCAGACAGGAGGAGAGACCTATCAGTCAAAGGCTTGGCAGGCTGTCCAGGAGGAGGTGGTCACTGACCTTGAATATCATAAAAAAATTTGAACTCTCAGAAGTGAAGATGTTTCTTCTTCCCTAATAGGAGAGAGAGGGGACAACCTGGGGTCACTGGACTCCTAGTAGGCACGGAAGCTGGGAAGAAGATCACCCTCTTCCTCTGATGATGATAATCTTCTAAAGATTTGAACCTCATTCTGACATTCTGAACTCCTAATGCAGTCTCCTTCAGTCCACCGTTGTAATTTACATTCAAAGGAAGCTCTGTAGCCTTTCCCCATATCTCACCTTATGCACCTCTTCCTCTGTATCCTTTGCGATATCCTTTATAATTCAAAAATTCTTATATTTGTACCTATAGTTTAGAGAGTAGTGTTTGAGTATTTGACCCTTCCCAAAGGCTCCCCctttcctagtttttctttttgtccacTCATAAATGAACAATTTAGAAACTGGACGCCATCATAATTATCCTAGCAAAGAGGGATTATGTAGAGGAGAATCATCATCTCAGACAGAAGCTGCATTTTCCTTACCCAACCACCTTGCAGCCAGTGCCACATTGTAAATATTTCGGCTAACAGACTTGTCACTACTAGATCAAGACCCTAAGAAGATGGGCAAGTCTCTTtcacactctttttcttttccaccagCTCAGTATAGATGAAAACAAGGTTCTAGATTCTAGTGAAGCCAAAAGATGAAAGGAGCCTGGGTCCTTGACTCCTTTTATCACATGAAAAAAGGGATACCCATTGTTTTAGAATACTCATCTTGAATTATTAtttgagcaagaaataaaaaagtatattgtATTTCAGCCATTATGTGATGGAAGCTTTCTGTTAAAGCAGTCTAGTCAACATTGTGGCAGGCTCAAGTACTGACAAATTTATAAGGGGAAGGATTTATGGGTATATAGAAGGACTTTATACTTTCAAATTATTGATAGAGTAGTATTTAGTAAAGAGATGGGTAATTTGAACATTATGATTAATAAGCTTgacttaattaaaatatacagaagtctgcatagaaaaagtaaataaatacatttttctcaagcaCAAATAAAACATGTACAAAAGTGACTATATATTAAGCTATAAAAAAGtctgaacaaaattttaaataattatatcacAAAGGACAGTTTCAGACTATAatggaaatatttagaaattagtCTAAAAAAAGACAATTACTCGAAACTgaacagaaatttcaaaataaaatttataagtcAGAGCTTCCAGATGGCTACCACTGAACACTTAGAGGTTGTTGGAGAGCAGCATGCTCatggagggcatggaagctctctAGCCTTTCCGCCATATCTCACCTTATGCACCTCTTCCTCTGTATCCTTTGTGATATTCTTTATAATtcaaaaacctagaggaaatggataaattcttggacacatacaacctaccaacactgaaccaaaaagaaatagaagaacctgaacagacaaataacaagtaaGGAGACTGAATCTGTGATAAAAAGTCTCCCCCAAAACAAAAGTCCAGAACCATATGGCTTTACCACCAAATTCTATGAccctttaaatataaattaataccaattcttctcaaactattccaaaaaattgatgCAGAGGGAATTCTTCTTAGCTCACTTTTATGAGGCCTGCATAACCTAAATACCAAAACAAACCAGACAACAACAAGACAACATAAAGAAACccacaggccaatattcctgatgaaaataggtgcaaaaatcctcaacaaaatactaacaaacccaattcaacaacacaaaaaaaagataatgtagcatgatcaagtgggatttatcatAGGAATGCAAGAATGGCTCAATGtagacaaatcaataaatgtgatacttCACATCAACAGAATCAGGGACAAAACCATATGGTAAtctcagtagatacagaaaaagcatttgataaaattcaacaccactttatgataaaaactttcaataaactatgTATGAAAGGAAAGCACCTCCACATAATAAATATCATaaatgacaaacccatagctaacaaTGCACttaatggggaaaagctgaaaacttttcctctaagaactcAAAGAAGATATGGGGGAAAGGCTAGGGAGCTTCCATCCGCCTCCATGAGCATGCTGCTCACTTTacccactcttattcaacatagtactggaagtcctagttagatcaatcaggaaagagaaaacaatgaagGACATTAcatttggaaaagaggaagtcatatTTACCCTATTTGCAGATGAGCTCTTATGTAGAGAAAAACTTAAAGACTCTACCAAGAAACTTGAAGAactcataaaca
This genomic interval from Theropithecus gelada isolate Dixy chromosome 10, Tgel_1.0, whole genome shotgun sequence contains the following:
- the WFDC10A gene encoding WAP four-disulfide core domain protein 10A, which encodes MPSQTLLPVLVLCVLLLQAQGGYRDKKRMQKTQLSPEIKVCQERPKLYLCKRFCESHRDCQANNICCSTYCGNVCMSIL